A genomic window from Chrysoperla carnea chromosome 3, inChrCarn1.1, whole genome shotgun sequence includes:
- the LOC123295300 gene encoding probable vesicular glutamate transporter eat-4 isoform X2, whose product MIAYFLIQIPTAILVNRFSPFKIFGLSILCNALLELGTLIIIYTCHAYWLYYLGFFRGLFEGAAFPAAHGMWQHWVPSKERSTLISIAYSGCFFGIAIGAHFSYLACGLLPEDKVVIVYGVLGILWFVLWTWSIYENPSAHPTITQAELQYLNQEIKNCESTNNGSNPIPWKEVFCSKSVWALYVIHFCRAFTSMDVLLGDFSTSKIIVYQSTINVELPPAIFVAMTLLAVGFLADLISMKTSKSVFYIRRSYISGCLFIELLIYLPGVLFSINSFGLVFIDEILNCLSYSFLICGIFVNHADVAPKYAHITMAISQMMNVLSSFLIYCIPFEYEEVLEGYEFNKMEAYSILDALFNIIGGLIYNAWGSGQVEVWSKSEPEVNISVI is encoded by the exons ATGATTGCTTATTTTCTAATTCAAATACCTACAGCAATATTGGTTAATCGGTTTTctccttttaaaatttttggattatcGATTTTATGTAACGCCTTGCTGGAATTAGGaacgttaataataatatatacgtgTCACGCATATTGGCTTTACTATCTTGGATTTTTCCGGGGATTATTTGAG ggAGCAGCATTTCCTGCGGCCCATGGAATGTGGCAACATTGGGTACCATCAAAAGAACGATCTACTTTAATATCAATTGCATATTCTGGATGCTTTTTTGGGATAGCAATCGGTGcgcatttttcatatttagcaTGTGGTTTACTTCCCGAAGACAAAGTAGTAATTGTGTACGGTGTTTTGGGAATTCTTTGGTTTGTTTTATGGACATGGTCAATTTATGAAAATCCATCGGCACATCCAACAATAACCCAGGCGGAATTGCAGTATTTaaatcaagaaataaaaaattgtgaatcaACAAATAATGGTTCAAATCCAATACCATGGAAAGAAGTTTTCTGTTCAAAATCAGTGTGGGCTTTATATGTGATACACTTTTGCCGAGCATTTACGTCAATGGACGTACTTTTAGGCGATTTCTcgacttcaaaaattattgtatatcaaAGC ACTATAAATGTTGAATTGCCTCCGGCAATATTCGTCGCCATGACTTTACTAGCAGTTGGATTTCTAGCAGACCTCATATCGATGAAAACTTCCAAATCTGTATTTTACATTCGGCGATCAtatatttccggttgtcttttCATAgagcttttaatttatttacccggtgttttattttctattaatagtTTTGGGCTAGTATTCATCGacgaaattttaaattgcttAAGTTATAGTTTTCTAATATGtggaatatttgttaatcatGCAGATGTAGCACCCAAATATGCTCACATCACTATGGCAATTTCACAAATGATGAATGTACTTTCATCATTCTTAATTTATTGCATACCATTCGAATACGAAGAAGTTCTTGAGGGATAT gaattcaataaaatggaGGCATATTCAATTCTAGATGCATTGTTCAATATTATTGGGGGCTTAATTTACAACGCTTGGGGATCGGGTCAAGTTGAAGTTTGGTCTAAGTCGGAACCGGAGGTGAATATTTCGGTTATTTAA